GTGCGCATCAGGCCGGGGGTGCTGATGCCGACGACGACGGCCCGCTGCCCGTACCTCAGTCCCTCGGTGGTGATCGGTTCCCCGGTGTCGGCCTCCAGCACGCAGATCAGGTCGGGGACCACGCACCGCACCTCCCCGTCGACCCGCGCCACCAGGTTCTCGTTCTGGAAGACCAGCTCCAGCTCGCCGTTCCCGTCGAACGCGGCCAGCGCGGCCCGCCCGCGGGCGAAACCGGCGACCGTACGCCGCTCGACGTCCACGACCTTGCCGTGGAACAGGACCCGGACCTTGTCGTACAGCGTGCCGGCCATGGTGTCGGCGAGCGCGGACACCGGGTCGCGGTGCTCGTCACGCGCTTCGCGCAGCGCGCGGCCGATCCGCAGCCCGAGGCTGAGCGTGTTCGGGACCGCGGTGCGCTTGACGTCCGCGCCGCTCATCGCGTACTCGGCGATGTGCGCGACCCCGCCCAGCCTGATCGCGAGCCCGCGGGCGAGCCATTCCATGCGCCCGTTGTCGGCGCCGGTGTCGACGATCACGGTCTCGCCGTTCTCGCCCGCCAGGGCGAGGGGGGAACCCGGTACGCCGTACACCGAGAACGTCTCCATCTGCAGCTCGGGGAAGGCGCGTCCCATCCCGTCGGCGTCCACCACGGGCAGCCCCGTCTGGGCCGCGACCAGGAGTGGGATCATCGAGTTGATGCCGCCGCACTCGATCGGCATCGTCGCGTCGGCACGCCGTCCCAGGTGCCTCTCCAGCGCCCGTAGCGCCGTCACCGCCTCGTCACCCCGGGGGATCTTCTCCACCATCACCGTCGGGGCGCCCATCTGCGCGGTCGGGATGACCAGGTCGTCGTCGCCGAGCTCGCCGGGATCGAGCACGGTGATCGTCCCGGGTCCGGTGCGCAGCGCCTGCTCCACCAGCAGCCGCCCGATGTAGGGGTCACCGCCGCCTCCGGTGCCGAGCAGCGCCGCCCCGCGCGCGAGGTCGGCCAGGTCGCGGCGGTCGATCGTGTAGCTCACGCGGGCACTCCCGGATCGACGCGGACGGTGTCGTGGTCATAGCCGAAGTAGCGGGGGCCGACCAGTTCCAGCCCGGCGGGGGTGTGCCAGCGCGGGTCGCAGGGCGCCGCGATGACCCGCACCCGGTGCCCGTAGCGCAGCGTCTCGGTGGTGACGGCGGTGCCGGTCTCGGCGTCGAGCACGCAGATCAGGTCGGGGACGGTCGCCACCACGGTCCCGTCGCGGACCGCGACGAGGTTCTCGTTCTGGAACCGCAGCACCATCCGCTCACCTTGCCGGTCCCCGGATCCCTCCAGGACGGCCTCGCCACGGGCGAATCCGCCCTCGGTGCGCCGGCTGACGTCCACCACCTTGCCGCCGAACAGCTCGGCCCCGCCCAGCCGGGCGACGAGCGCCGTGACCGGATCGCGGTGCGCGGCGCGTGCCTCGCGGACGGTCCGGCCCAGCTCACCGCAGAGGGACAGGGTGCCGGGGACGAGCGCCTCGCGTGCCTGCGCGCCGGTCATCGGGAAAAGACCGATCATCGCCGAGCAGCCCATGTCGATCGTGGCCGACCGGGCCAGCCGTTCCGCCCAGTGGTTGTCCACCGTGTCGAAGATCCCCTGGTTGCCCTTCTCGTCGGCGATCGACATCGGGGTGGCGGCGAGCCCGTACAGCGTGGGCATCACCATCTGCAGCTCGGGGAAGGCGCGTCCCATCCCGTCGGCGTCGACCACGGGCAGCCCGAGTTCCGCGGCGGCCACCAGCGGCACCAGCGCGTTGACGCCGCCGGCCTCCGCGCACACCAGGTGTGTCGGGGACTTCCCCAGGTAGGTGGCGAGCGCCCGCACCGCGAGGGCGGCCTGCTCGGCGGAGGGCACCTTCTCCAGCATCACCGTGGGGGCGCCCATCATGGCGACCACCACGGTGACCGCGTCGTCGGGTAGCGCCTCCAGCGGGACCAGCCGGGCCGGGCCGCCGGCCCGGATCGCCGCCCGCGCCAGCATCCGGCCGATGTGCGGATCCCCGCCACCTCCCGTGCCGAGGATGGCGGCGCCGGCCGCCAGGTCGTCCAGGCCGGCCTCGGTGATCAGTCGCTCAGCCACGGCCGGCCTCCAGCCTCAGGTCCCCGACCGCCTTGACGCGGATCCGCGTGGCGTTCCCCGGCAGGTAGGCGAGGGGAACCTCGTCCACCTCGACGACCCGGACGCTGCCCGGTTTGGCCCCCGAGGCGATCGCCCTGTCCACCGCCTCCTGTTTGGCGTCGTCCAGTACGGCCTGCCGCTGTCCCGGCTCCACCGGGAAGATCCGGTCGACCTCCCCGCCGATCTGCGCGATGGCCGCGCCGATCGCGTTGGCCACGGCGAAGTGCTCGGGCCGGTGTACGGGCCCCGACCCGCCGAACTCGTCCGGCAGCAGGATCGACCCGCCGCCGACCGCGACCACGGGCAGCGGGTCGGGGGAGGTGCGGATGCGCTCGATGGTGTCGGCGATGTCGCGGGCGATCCGCTCCAGCGCCGCCCTCACCAGCGAGGGGTCCAGTTTCCGTACCGCGCCGGGATCGCCGATCGCGGCGCGGCCGGCCGCCACCGCCACGTCGGTGGCGGTGAGGGTGGACCCCCCGAAGACCAGCCCCTCCTCGGCGAGGCGGTAGCCGACCGAGTCGGGTCCCACCGTCACCGTGCCGTCCTCCTCCCGTACCCGGCTGCCC
This region of Streptosporangium sp. NBC_01495 genomic DNA includes:
- a CDS encoding DUF917 domain-containing protein; translated protein: MAERLITEAGLDDLAAGAAILGTGGGGDPHIGRMLARAAIRAGGPARLVPLEALPDDAVTVVVAMMGAPTVMLEKVPSAEQAALAVRALATYLGKSPTHLVCAEAGGVNALVPLVAAAELGLPVVDADGMGRAFPELQMVMPTLYGLAATPMSIADEKGNQGIFDTVDNHWAERLARSATIDMGCSAMIGLFPMTGAQAREALVPGTLSLCGELGRTVREARAAHRDPVTALVARLGGAELFGGKVVDVSRRTEGGFARGEAVLEGSGDRQGERMVLRFQNENLVAVRDGTVVATVPDLICVLDAETGTAVTTETLRYGHRVRVIAAPCDPRWHTPAGLELVGPRYFGYDHDTVRVDPGVPA
- a CDS encoding DUF917 domain-containing protein, yielding MSYTIDRRDLADLARGAALLGTGGGGDPYIGRLLVEQALRTGPGTITVLDPGELGDDDLVIPTAQMGAPTVMVEKIPRGDEAVTALRALERHLGRRADATMPIECGGINSMIPLLVAAQTGLPVVDADGMGRAFPELQMETFSVYGVPGSPLALAGENGETVIVDTGADNGRMEWLARGLAIRLGGVAHIAEYAMSGADVKRTAVPNTLSLGLRIGRALREARDEHRDPVSALADTMAGTLYDKVRVLFHGKVVDVERRTVAGFARGRAALAAFDGNGELELVFQNENLVARVDGEVRCVVPDLICVLEADTGEPITTEGLRYGQRAVVVGISTPGLMRTPEALAVFGPEAFGLDVRFRPVEDLVSL